The following are encoded together in the Daphnia magna isolate NIES linkage group LG8, ASM2063170v1.1, whole genome shotgun sequence genome:
- the LOC116928362 gene encoding angiotensin-converting enzyme yields the protein MADVKALLFLALVCCSALAVNIKSKGRLNSNEADAIAFLDQYNSEYGPILNQYVIASWNYETNLTDENAAAVGEAGAVAGAYYAEASATAATFDTTNFSEDTKRQLSYLDSVSLDDAESEELYNILSEMGSIYASYQACRSNPTTGVNECMYIEPELTELMAEVGNYDDHLWAWEAWHNGVGRQLRPLYLRYVELSNKQARLNGYADYGDQWRQKYETTEMETIVQDLYSQVEPLYKQLHAYIRRKLYNAYGADKINLRGPLPAHLLGDMWGRFWVNLNPIAIPYPEKPSTDPSPEMIRQNYTVERMFRTGNDFYTSMGLLPVPDTFWNLSMLEKPTDGREVACHATAWDFYDGKDFRIRMCARVVFEDFQTVHHELGHIQYFMQYAFQPLNYRDGANDGFHEAVGELMSMSFSTTKHLNTLGLLNVPDDPEVDMNFLLFQALNTISTLPFHLIQDTWRWSMFRGDIPDAELNDQYWAEKARVVGVAPPVGRDPASDLDITALFHVCNDYDMIRYFMRTFFQYQFNEVLCEAAGHVGPLYKCDFYNSTAAGDALAEMLRLGASKPWQDAMEAMTGQRDVLATPLLNYFEPLRVWLEAENAKNGEFIGWDLPATKEKAPVFLKDKLRGKLDVTSPKINKEAAKYLAPIFAEALQSLRKVRL from the exons ATGGCAGACGTCAAggctcttctttttctggcTCTTGTTTGCTGTTCGGCTTTAGCCGTTAACATCAAATCGAAGGG GCGATTGAATTCAAATGAGGCAGACGCCATTGCATTCCTAGACCAGTACAATAGCGAGTATGGTCCAATTCTTAACCAATATGTTATTGCTTCCTGGAATTATGAAACCAATTTGACTGATGAAAACGCAGCTGCTGTT gGTGAAGCTGGAGCCGTAGCGGGAGCCTATTATGCGGAGGCCAGTGCCACTGCTGCCACATTTGACACGACCAATTTCTCCGAAGACACTAAACGCCAATTGTCTTACTTGGATTCCGTCAGTCTGGATGATGCTGAGTCGGAAGAGCTGTACAACATACTCAGTGAAATGGGGTCAATTTACGCCAGTTACCAG GCGTGCAGGTCGAATCCCACGACGGGAGTTAACGAATGCATGTACATCGAACCCGAACTAACAGAACTAATGGCTGAAGTTGGCAATTATGACGATCATTTGTGGGCTTGGGAAGCTTGGCACAATGGGGTCGGTCGGCAGTTACGTCCGCTGTACTTGCGTTATGTCGAGCTCTCCAACAAACAAGCAAGGCTCAACGGTTACGCTGATTACGGAGACCAATGGCGTCAAAAATACGAAACAACCGAAATGGAGACTATTGTCCAGGACCTTTACAGCCAAGTTGAGCCGTTGTATAAACAACTACACGCTTACATCCGTCGCAAACTCTACAACGCCTACGGAGCGGACAAGATTAACCTGCGTGGACCTTTACCTGCACATCTTTTGGGCGACATGTGGGGTCGCTTCTGGGTCAATTTGAACCCTATTGCTATCCCCTATCCTGAAAAACCTTCGACTGATCCTTCACCGGAAATGATTCGTCAAAATTACACAGTTGAACGCATGTTCCGCACTGGAAATGATTTCTACACTTCCATGGGTTTGTTACCCGTCCCCGACACGTTCTGGAATTTGTCCATGTTGGAAAAGCCCACAGACGGGCGTGAAGTTGCCTGTCATGCCACTGCGTGGGACTTTTACGATGGCAAAGATTTCAGAATTCGCATGTGCGCACGAGTTGTCTTTGAAGATTTTCAAACCGTACATCACGAATTGGGCCACATTCAGTATTTTATG CAATACGCATTTCAGCCACTCAACTACAG GGATGGAGCCAATGACGGATTCCATGAGGCGGTCGGAGAGCTAATGTCTATGAGCTTTTCAACTACCAAACATCTCAATACTCTTGGTCTACTTAACGTCCCCGATGATCCTG AGGTGGATATGAACTTTTTGCTTTTCCAAGCCTTGAACACCATCTCGACTTTGCCATTCCATTTGATTCAAGACACTTGGCGCTGGAGTATGTTCCGCGGTGATATCCCGGATGCAGAACTTAACGATCAGTATTGGGCCGAAAA AGCTCGCGTAGTAGGAGTGGCGCCACCCGTGGGACGTGATCCAGCTAGCGATCTGGATATTACAGCCCTTTTCCACGTCTGCAACGATTACGACATGATCCGTTATTTTATGCGCACCTTCTTCCAATACCAATTCAATGAAGTGCTTTGTGAAGCAGCTGGTCATGTCGGGCCTCTTTACAAATGCGATTTTTACAATTCGACCGCGGCTGGAGATGCTCTTGc gGAAATGTTGAGACTGGGAGCTTCGAAACCCTGGCAAGATGCCATGGAAGCCATGACCGGCCAACGTGACGTCCTTGCTACTCCTCTTCTTAATTACTTTGAGCCATTGAGAGTGTGGTTGGAGGCCGAGAATGCGAAAAATGGCGAATTCATTGGATGGGATCTGCCTGCAACCAAAGAAAAAGCTCCCGTATTCTTGAAAGACAAACTACGAGGCAAACTAGATGTGACCTCCCCAAAAATTAACAAAGAGGCTGCTAAATATCTGGCACCAATCTTTGCCGAGGCACTCCAATCGTTGCGTAAGGTTCGATTGTAA
- the LOC116928366 gene encoding DDB1- and CUL4-associated factor 5, with product MLRSKRKYSLVDRLIARHLMGHEINDNLFSDWCGKSHSLYRRDLLAHFGCVNAVEFSEDGTIFASGGDDRRVLLWSISETLDNHSQNKPVAMEAEHGSNVFCLAISLDNERIFSGGNDLQTIIHDTKSSKPVDYFLHENPVYGVSLQPSSQSVFATACDDGKLRVFDMRCSVSAEIVLASKRSPFHSIMFHPIEGRIVASASAKDGPELWDLRNPLMCLRRYPYEKGAMSVRFNSLGDKLLCIRRREPPKVYHLYRDEDIQLRADGYSNACTMKSCCFAGDRDEFAIAGSDDHNIYIWRIPATGEDDPDRIVHNAHMVLKGHRSIVNHVRYNSVTCSLASCGVEKMIKIWSPFSFPGSSGGLDRLAADEIKPRKRLSRLSRDCNMIIAPSPNFRTTDEDKKMLAFFDLLVDRSSWISSGEDETSDSPEDDDIDDDDDQEYSTSHSSSLASSENEESFEINSLSTPSTSSSDDEEPVAGPSGTRVNSRSESESLKLELPLEFNVRRRVPLRLSELTSSSDNDETYSPVEKRNQDPVVFRSSYSRNRQFRQRISSSSSSSS from the exons ATGTTACGATCAAAACGGAAATATAGTCTAGTTGATCGTCTTATAGCACGTCATCTTATGGGACATGAAATTAATGATAACCTGTTTTCTGATTGGTGTGGTAAATCCCATTCGCTGTACAGACGAGATTTGTTAGCTCATTTCGGTTGCGTTAACGCAGTCGAGTTCTCTGAAGACGGAACCATCTTCGCATCTG GTGGTGATGACAGGAGAGTGTTGCTGTGGTCTATTTCGGAAACTTTGGACAATCATTCACAAAACAAGCCAGTAGCAATGGAAGCTGAACATGGATCAAATGTGTTTTGTTTAGCTATAAGTTTGGATAATGAAAGGATATTTTCTGGTGGAAATGATTTACAAACCATTATACACGACACTAAATC ATCAAAACCTGTTGATTACTTTTTGCATGAAAATCCAGTCTATGGCGTATCATTACAACCAAGCAGTCAAAGTGTATTCGCCACAGCATGTGATGACGGAAAATTAAGAGTCTTTGATATGCGATGCAGCGTATCAGCAGAGATAGTGCTTGCCTCTAAACGATCGCCTTTTCACTCCATCATGTTCCACCCAATTGAAGGAAGGATTGTTGCCAGCGCAAGCGCCAAAGACGGGCCGGAATTGTGGGATCTTCGTAATCCATTAAT GTGCCTTCGCCGATATCCGTACGAGAAAGGAGCAATGAGTGTCCGATTCAATTCATTGGGCGACAAACTACTTTGCATCCGTAGAAGGGAACCACCAAAAGTATATCATCTTTACCGAGATGAAGATATTCAACTGCGTGCCGATGGCTACAGCAACGCATGTACGATGAAGAGCTGTTGCTTCGCAGGCGATAGAGATGAATTTGCCATTGCGGGCTCAGATGACCACAACATCTACATCTGGAGAATTCCCGCAACCGGAGAGGATGATCCTGATCGCATCGTTCATAATGCTCATATGGTGTTGAAAGGACATCGTTCGATAGTCAACCACGTCCGCTATAACTCAGTTACGTGTTCTTTAGCTTCGTGTGGAGTCGAAAAAATGATTAAG ATTTGGTCTCCGTTTTCCTTCCCCGGATCATCAGGAGGCCTCGATCGGTTAGCTGCGGATGAGATAAAACCTAGGAAAAGGTTGAGCCGATTATCGCGGGATTGCAAT ATGATCATTGCTCCAAGTCCAAATTTCAGAACAACGGACGAAGATAAAAAGATGTTGGCCTTTTTCGACCTACTTGTGGATCGTTCCTCTTGGATCAGTTCAGGCGAAGATGAAACAAGTGATTCACCGGAAGATGACGACAtagacgatgatgatgatcagGAGTACAGCACTTCGCATTCAAGTTCTCTAGCAAGTTCAGAAAATGAGGAATCATTTGAAATAAACTCACTGTCAACGCCATCGACTTCTTCGAGTGATGACGAGGAACCCGTCGCCGGACCTAGTGGAACAAGAGTCAATAGCCGCAGTGAAAGTGAATCACTGAAACTAGAATTACCGCTAGAGTTTAATGTTCGCCGACGTGTGCCACTAAGACTTTCTGAACTAACTTCGTCTTCAGACAATGATGAAACATATTCGCCAGTTGAGAAGAGGAATCAAGATCCAGTTGTGTTCCGGTCGTCCTACTCGAGAAATAGGCAATTTCGTCAAAGAATCAGCAGCTCGAGttcgtcttcttcttga
- the LOC116928359 gene encoding uncharacterized protein LOC116928359, with the protein MGDNYEWELSKENIQPLRHGRNISSLVTALGTVSEDHAKHQRNEQRKAMELDIMAYDGPDPLELWSRYIQWVEENYPQGGKESDLLIVLEQCLEKLRDSSQYQSDPRLLDIYLRYLDLTENNAEWFNQLYGAGYFHKLSSFYIHWAETLEACSNFKEGTRIYKLGLQNGAEPINKLEESYKHYQARVASALFKSMTNPILSDENNEPSRNAFGELETDSKAPTVRSGTSVRKFQNNRLLPPSTILKGNNKPIFILDDENNTGGTQSTLISSKVALPIQSVMKAENSLKATKWTEAHAVVNEVVAPIPTQPSFQVHLDDGVPLPSSQRKAADGFSGALKDKAVIPTKLNPQTLFERENPKVRLMCDLNKMMVGHREFSFEEIRRQCYERSGRYSNKTAPTETPVTPVSATALLNVRSKEKGLKNRTPSDVAEVVIQKAKTPKKIGPPPPLKPNEKWQCDINAMYEDGKEWSFEQLRAQYYAARVPVRPVEPTPPSLSEKNPPVELKIASLSLSEPTATVPSQKREPTTCEVAVQTDLFGLDFDIQLVPRQVVSKTPSPRQVSEQNSGVGVSGSSPTVNTKQALSSVKSWFNASVLLPETKAEPKPIKKSLFSIFKDPSVVDVPDESSHVPPVVPKPFTVFVEPEIMAAAPLQTKRIAVMDENAPANQENVASSAPSMPKMRKPLSAIVPLPPCQEAEEEKVQDDFKENVPPSTHVQEIAKRQLSGILVPSIDIPCDPVGLVEDDMNTEEEEQGVIAPIAHPNVSRALFASEEEEEEEQTRYYCVPLNEDVDFTVPSAMAFANNLRIQSTPLLHTRHQQPLASAVTDEATFNLPRDRALQVTNSVPISAATASSKTLRGLSPIDERSREYFSSSGSSAGTTGLAHSRLSVGRSLHSTTDVARIFPPHFDPFDMEHRQMLITKAIPLYERNGFHSISGRLPWLRSNSSVQLGGNQYIVKQLIGQGAYAKVYEAIAEGGPVVLKVQETDGIWEFYITSELQRRLADSPTACSLMSVNCGYFYDGGSILVNEYLTHGTLLDLINSYKLKNTSMPEALVYHFSLELLAIVSDLHECGILHADIKPDNILLQNPVTDFLQLPENWTVEEILARNKPTLKLIDFGRSIDLALYPDRTAFMHCFQDDKSPEMRDGKPWSYQLDYYGLATTIYTMLMGVHCKILYTDAQWRVPTLKRGHNFLWRDLTTALLNASLGSQLDFAQFRHALAGQLTTSIKPREYKDKMSELGRYLLHKC; encoded by the exons ATGGGGGACAATTATGAATGGGAACTTAGTAAAGAAAACATTCAACCTTTGAGGCATGGGAGAAACATCAGCAGTCTGGTGACAGCACTTGGAACAGTCAGTGAAGATCATGCCAAGCATCAGCGAAATGAACAGCGAAA GGCTATGGAACTGGACATCATGGCTTATGATGGCCCAGATCCTCTTGAATTATGGAGCCGGTACATCCAATGGGTTGAGGAAAATTATCCGCAGGGTGGCAAAGAGAGTGATTTGCTCATAGTGCTGGAACAATGTCTTGAAAAGCTAAGGGACTCTTCTCAGTATCAATCCGACCCGCGCTTGCTTGACATATATTTACGCTACCTTGATCTAACTGAAAACAATGCAGAATGGTTCAACCAACTTTATGGAGCAGGTTATTTTCATAAACTGTCCAGTTTTTACATTCATTGGGCTGAGACATTGGAAGCATGCTCCAATTTTAAAGAAGGAACTCGTATTTACAAGCTGGGTTTGCAAAATGGTGCTGAGCCAATCAACAAGTTGGAGGAAAGCTACAAACATTACCAG GCCAGAGTGGCTAGTGCCCTTTTTAAAAGCATGACCAATCCAATATTGTCGGACGAAAACAATGAACCAAGCCGAAATGCTTTTGGTGAACTTGAAACAGATAGCAAGGCTCCGACCGTTCGTTCAGGAACAAGTGTGCGCAAATTTCAGAATAATCGACTTCTACCACCTTCGACGATCTTGAAAGGCAACAACAAGCCAATCTTTATACTGGATGATGAAAACAATACTGGTGGGACTCAATCAACGCTCATCAGCTCTAAAGTAGCCCTTCCCATTCAATCGGTGATGAAGGCAGAAAACTCCCTCAAAGCGACCAAGTGGACTGAAGCCCATGCCGTAGTCAATGAGGTTGTGGCACCTATTCCAACCCAGCCCAGTTTTCAG gTGCATTTGGATGATGGGGTTCCATTGCCGTCTAGTCAGCGTAAAGCGGCAGATGGTTTCAGTGGAGCACTGAAAGATAAAGCTGTGATTCCAACCAAGTTAAATCCCCAAACGCTCTTCGAGCGGGAGAATCCTAAAGTGCGTCTAATGTGTGACCTGAACAAGATGATGGTTGGTCACAGAGAATTTAGTTTTGAAGAGATTCGACGTCAATGCTATGAGCGTTCTGGACGTTATTCTAACAAAACTGCGCCAACGGAAACACCAGTTACTCCGGTCTCTGCAACCGCTCTTCTGAACGTCCGTTCTAAAGAAAAGGGCTTAAAAAATCGAACTCCGTCAGATGTTGCGGAAGTCGTGATCCAAAAAGCCAAAACTCCGAAAAAGATTGGACCGCCACCTCCTCTCAAACCCAACGAAAAATGGCAATGTGACATCAACGCGATGTACGAAGATGGTAAGGAATGGAGCTTTGAACAGTTACGTGCGCAGTATTATGCTGCTAGAGTCCCGGTGAGGCCGGTTGAACCAACACCTCCCAGCCTATCAGAAAAAAACCCACCTGTTGAATTAAAAATTGCCTCGTTGAGTTTATCGGAGCCAACTGCTACAGTTCCTTCGCAGAAACGTGAACCAACGACATGCGAAGTCGCCGTTCAGACGGATTTGTTTGGATTAGATTTTGACATTCAGCTGGTCCCAAGACAAGTAGTGTCTAAAACGCCGTCCCCTCGTCAAGTATCGGAACAAAACAGCGGTGTGGGTGTCAGTGGGTCATCACCAACTGTCAACACCAAACAAGCCCTTTCAAGTGTGAAAAGTTGGTTTAACGCTAGTGTTCTGTTGCCAGAAACCAAAGCTGAGCCTAAACCAATCAAAAAGTCTCTCTTCTCGATCTTCAAAGATCCATCCGTGGTCGACGTTCCCGACGAAAGCAGCCATGTCCCGCCGGTGGTGCCAAAACCTTTTACCGTGTTCGTCGAACCGGAGATAATGGCCGCTGCTCCGCTGCAAACCAAGCGAATCGCCGTTATGGACGAAAACGCTCCAGCTAATCAAGAGAATGTCGCATCATCCGCTCCATCCATGCCGAAGATGCGGAAGCCTCTATCAGCTATTGTTCCGTTGCCACCGTGCCAAGAAGCAGAGGAAGAAAAAGTTCAGGATGATTTCAAAGAGAACGTCCCTCCATCTACTCATGTCCAAGAAATAGCCAAAAGACAGCTGAGTGGTATTTTGGTACCTTCCATCGATATACCTTGTGATCCCGTCGGATTGGTTGAAGACGACATGAACACAGAGGAGGAAGAACAAGGAGTCATCGCTCCTATTGCTCATCCGAATGTCAGTCGAGCTCTTTTTGCGAgcgaggaggaggaggaggaggaacaAACGCGCTATTACTGCGTCCCATTGAACGAAGATGTCGATTTCACAGTTCCCTCTGCAATGGCTTTTGCCAATAACTTGCGCATTCAAAGCACCCCCTTACTGCATACCCGCCATCAACAACCTTTGGCTTCGGCAGTCACAGATGAAGCTACATTCAATTTGCCTCGTGATCGAGCTCTACAAGTTACAAACAGTGTCCCGATATCTGCTGCAACAGCTTCATCCAAGACATTGCGCGGGTTGAGCCCAATTGACGAAAGGTCCAGAGagtatttttcttcttccggcAGCAGCGCTGGCACCACTGGATTGGCTCACAGTCGGTTAAGTGTCGGTCGGAGTCTACACTCTACTACCGACGTTGCTCGCATCTTTCCACCGCATTTTGATCCGTTTGACATGGAACATCGGCAAATGCTGATAACCAAAG CTATCCCACTTTATGAGCGCAACGGATTCCACTCGATTAGCGGTCGACTGCCATGGTTGCGGAGCAATTCAAGCGTCCAGCTGGGAGGGAATCAGTACATCGTCAAGCAACTCATAGGTCAAGGTGCTTATGCAAAAGTATACGAAGCCATTGCAGAAGGCGGTCCAGTTGTTCTCAAGGTTCAAGAAACGGACGGCATTTGGGAGTTTTACATCACATCTGAGTTGCAGCGCCGACTAGCTGATTCACCAACT GCTTGCTCACTAATGTCTGTGAACTGTGGCTACTTTTACGATGGCGGTAGCATTCTGGTCAATGAGTATTTAACTCACGGAACATTACTGGATCTCATTAATAGCTACAAGCTGAAG AATACTAGTATGCCAGAAGCACTAGTGTATCACTTTAGCTTGGAGCTCCTTGCCATCGTGAGTGATCTGCACGAATGTGGCATCCTCCATGCCGACATCAAACCAGATAATATTCTGCTCCAAAATCCGGTGACGGACTTCCTGCAGTTGCCGGAGAATTGGACGGTCGAAGAAATTTTAGCTCGAAATAAACCTACCTTGAAACTCATCGATTTTGGACGGAGCATTGATTTGGCTCTATATCCAGACAGAACCGCTTTCATGCATTGCTTTCAAGATGACAAATCTCCTGAAATGAGAGACGGCAAGCCTTGGAGCTACCAG TTGGACTATTATGGTCTGGCCACCACTATTTACACCATGCTGATGGGTGTACACTGCAAAATACTTTACACTGATGCTCAATGGAGAGTTCCCACCCTCAAACG GGGACATAATTTTCTGTGGCGTGATCTAACCACAGCTTTGCTCAATGCCTCACTGGGTTCACAACTGGATTTTGCACAATTCCGCCATGCCCTTGCCGGTCAGCTTACAACCTCGATTAAGCCTCGTGAGTACAAAGACAAGATGAGTGAGCTGGGACGCTATCTCCTCCATAAATGCTGA
- the LOC116928375 gene encoding transmembrane protein 192 — MVLEDMRDLLLASDSPDQFFKPIRTLPIVLFLLASDVTVLITSFVLPQYYNSLDYSRHPSLYATLLYLQITLWILTVIADQLITRKHQKSQLSGFLEFNRKILPCMRAFLITVTSCSILLLTSAAVAWDYCPREGTCSQFVPLTPAHYVQIILSLQTSILLPVCLAYSVRIHQFNTSHPLPDILEGQMVYSLSRSLPAFEDVGVRETTDDTLLEKQAEAIHFLKEHNARLSRKILSLTDQLGRYSDANV; from the exons atggttCTGGAAGATATGCGGGATCTTCTGTTGGCTAGTGATTCCCCCGATCAGTTCTTCAAACCTATTCGGACATTGCCTATCGTCCTCTTCTTACTGGCATCTGAT GTTACAGTCCTTATCACATCATTTGTTTTGCCCCAGTATTACAACTCATTAGATTATTCCAGGCATCCCAGCCTCTATGCCACTTTACTCTACTTGCAGATTACTCTCTGGATTTTGACAGTT ATTGCAGATCAGCTGATAACAAGAAAGCATCAGAAATCTCAACTCAGTGGATTTTTGGAATTTAATCGGAAGATCTTACCTTGCATGAGAGCTTTCCTCATTACAGTCACTAGCT GCAGTATCTTGTTACTCACTAGTGCTGCAGTAGCTTGGGATTACTGTCCCAGGGAAGGAACATGTTCCCAATTTGTACCGCTCACTCCAGCTCACTATGTGCAGATCATCTTGAGCTTACAAACCAGCATTCTCCTACCAGTTTGTCTTGCCTATTCTG TGAGAATACATCAATTCAATACCAGCCACCCTTTACCTGACATATTGGAAGGTCAGATGGTATACTCTCTCTCAAGAAGTCTTCCGGCTTTTGAGGACGTCGGCGTCAG AGAAACGACGGACGACACTTTACTGGAAAAGCAAGCTGAagctattcattttttaaaagagcATAACGCTAGATTAAGTCGGAAAATTTTGTCACTAACGGATCAGCTAGGCAGATACTCTGACGCGAACGTCTAA
- the LOC116928367 gene encoding uncharacterized protein LOC116928367, producing MKSEELNLMKYGDLWKIAKKKFNITRRMSKEKLIKKLLQQHENHLLDERFISADESTDNSTVDSEVLQESAPRRGRKRGKQQNEEQKKTLPVTKKAKKGSVEHALNSTFSVDEEENGYQNAKNVVDSTLIKEPQETIFRTLRGRKKVYLTEETSANESENEKVSTRKLKKSGKVDPKNQTFANSDGEKSMMEKIHSSANGDSVLKSPAHELEPKKISKGKLKKSASAAVRYLSEESEAEQVPANRTRGSSKAESTEQTVMMLNVANDDESQLLEPVAQNETECNDRLTTSFVVSSETKVPVSTPSVVTGKKAVLLRTSSHPVRNRKPTTISSTPAKITVTSTGSAKKVFTASSETTHTPKLGKPKAAPNFAEIHQKNFLKMQSVDEYVEKKRNRTETMAASVKIVRAKSVLNNTVTPQAIAPPKSKAAMQDISTTPVAKDIKFNFVSGLQKPVFTAKGQVVNEKQRVVARVKENLQNNVSQIPAATTSIGKRKASMLNVSRDINTSKLSLAGKQILKGVRINRRFELQMQHRNMKN from the exons ATGAAATCGgaagaattaaatttaatgaaaTACGGAGATTTGTGGAAGATCGCTAAGAAAAAGTTCAACATCACCCGCCGTATGTCAAAG GAAAAACTTATTAAgaaattgctccaacagcacGAGAATCATCTTTTAGATGAACGTTTCATATCAGCTGATGAGAGTACAGACAATTCCACTGTAGACTCTGAAGTGTTGCAAGAATCAGCCCCAAGACGGGGTAGGAAACGTGGCAAACAGCAGAAtgaagaacagaaaaaaacattacCTGTTACCAAGAAAGCAAAGAAAGGGTCAGTTGAACATGCATTAAATTCTACATTTTCAGTAGATGAAGAGGAAAATGGATATCAGAATGCCAAAAATGTTGTAGATTCAACTTTGATTAAGGAACCACAAGAAACCATTTTCAGAACTTTgagaggaaggaaaaaagtttATTTGACAGAAGAAACATCAGCTAATGAATCAGAAAACGAGAAGGTTTCTACAAGGAAGTTGAAGAAATCAGGAAAGGTTGATCCAAAGAACCAAACCTTTGCTAATTCAGACGGTGAAAAGAGCATGATGGAAAAAATTCATTCATCCGCCAACGGGGATTCAGTCTTGAAATCACCAGCACATGAATTAGAGcctaaaaaaatttcgaaagGGAAGCTGAAAAAGTCAGCAAGCGCTGCAGTTCGATATCTCAGCGAAGAATCAGAGGCCGAGCAGGTGCCTGCAAACAGAACAAGGGGTTCTAGTAAAGCTGAGTCCACTGAGCAAACAGTGATGATGCTGAATGTTGCAAACGACGACGAGTCGCAGTTACTTGAACCAGTAGCCCAGAACGAAACAGAATGCAATGACAGACTTACGACaagttttgttgtttcttcagAAACGAAAGTTCCAGTGTCAACCCCTTCAGTCGTCACCGGGAAAAAGGCTGTACTACTGAGGACATCAAGTCATCCAGTGAGAAACCGAAAACCAACTACAATTTCTAGCACTCCGGCCAAAATAACCGTGACGTCAACTGGCAGCGCTAAAAAGGTGTTTACGGCCAGCAGTGAAACAACCCACACACCGAAACTCGGCAAACCCAAAGCTGCACCCAACTTTGCCGAAATCCACCAGAaaaactttttgaaaatgcAGTCGGTTGACGAATATGTTGAAAAGAAGCGCAACAGGACTGAAACTATGGCTGCAAGCGTTAAAATTGTTCGCGCCAAGTCCGTGCTTAACAACACTGTTACTCCACAAGCTATAGCGCCTCCCAAGAGCAAAGCTGCAATGCAGGACATTAGCACAACGCCCGTGGCCAAAGATATAAAATTTAACTTTGTTTCAG GTTTACAAAAGCCCGTTTTTACGGCTAAGGGTCAAGTGGTCAACGAAAAGCAACGAGTAGTGGCCAGGGTTAAAGAAAACCTCCAAAACAATGTTTCCCAAATTCCAGCAGCGACAACGTCTATAGGCAAAAGAAAAGCGTCTATGCTGAACGTGTCAAGAGACATAAACACATCCAAACTGTCACTGGCTGGGAAGCAGATCCTAAAGGGTGTCAGGATAAATAGGCGTTTCG AATTGCAAATGCAACACCGTAACATGAAAAACTAA